One window from the genome of Salvia miltiorrhiza cultivar Shanhuang (shh) chromosome 7, IMPLAD_Smil_shh, whole genome shotgun sequence encodes:
- the LOC130994875 gene encoding tryptophan--tRNA ligase, chloroplastic/mitochondrial isoform X1, whose protein sequence is MGRSIFSHFLILSNAPPRSIVSLPLGIRLGKCLSRAAGIQASRRLRIGESLRCLCSLAVSEPSTSQTSSSSVKKRIVSGVQPTGSIHLGNYLGAIKNWIDLQNTYETLFFIVDLHAITLPYDAQKLSKATKDTAALYLACGVDPSKASVFVQSHVRAHVELMWLLSSATPIGWLNKMIQFKEKSRKEGNENVGVALLTYPVLMASDILLYQSDFVPVGEDQKQHLELTRELAERVNYQYGGRKWKKLGGRGGAIFKVPEPLIPPTGARVMSLTDGLSKMSKSAPSDQSRINLLDSKDAIANKIKRCKTDSFPGLEFDNPERPECTNLLSVYQLITGKSKQEVLEECQDMNWGSFKPLLTDALVNHLHPIQVRYAEIMSDTSYLDGVLAEGASKAASIADATVNNVYQAMGFLRR, encoded by the exons ATGGGGCGCTCCATTTTCTCTCACTTCCTAATCCTCTCCAACGCTCCTCCGCGCTCCATCGTCTCACT GCCGCTCGGTATTCGTCTCGGCAAATGCTTGAGCAGAGCTGCTGGAATCCAGGCGTCGCGGCGGCTGAGGATCGGCGAGAGCCTGCGCTGCCTCTGCAGCCTTGCAGTGTCAGAGCCTTCGACTTCGCAGACTTCGTCCAGCTCCGTGAA GAAGAGAATAGTCTCCGGCGTTCAGCCCACAGGATCCATACATCTTGGCAATTATCTCGGTGCCATAAAAAACTGGATTGACTTGCAG AATACGTACGAGACACTCTTTTTCATTGTGGACCTCCATGCA ATAACTTTGCCGTATGATGCACAGAAATTATCTAAAGCTACCAAAGATACTGCAGCTCTTTATTTAGCATGTGGTGTGGATCCTTCCAAG GCCTCAGTCTTTGTGCAGTCTCATGTACGTGCTCATGTAGAATTGATGTGGTTGCTGAGTTCGGCCACCCCAATTGGTTGGCTGAATAAAATGATTCAATTTAAAGAAAAATCACGGAAGGAG GGGAATGAAAATGTTGGGGTTGCCCTTCTAACCTATCCAGTGCTGATGGCCTCTGATATACTCTTGTATCAG TCTGATTTTGTTCCAGTTGGCGAGGATCAGAAACAACACCTTGAGCTGACTCGAGAATTAGCCGAACGTGTTAATTATCAATATGGAGGAAGGAAGTGGAAAAAGCTAGGAGG GCGAGGTGGTGCTATTTTTAAG GTTCCTGAACCCCTTATTCCACCTACTGGAGCTCGTGTGATGTCCCTCACTGATGGTCTTTCCAAG ATGTCAAAATCTGCTCCTTCTGATCAATCACGAATCAATTTGCTTGATTCAAAAGAT GCAAttgcaaacaaaataaaacgtTGCAAGACCGACTCATTTCCTGG GTTGGAGTTCGATAATCCTGAGAGGCCTGAGTGTACCAACCTTCTTTCAGTATATCAGCTTATTACCGGCAAGAGCAAACAG GAGGTTTTGGAAGAATGTCAAGACATGAATTGGGGATCATTCAAACCCCTTCTTACTGATGCTTTAGTCAATCATCTTCATCCAATCCAG GTACGTTATGCAGAAATAATGTCGGATACCTCGTACTTGGATGGAGTTTTGGCCGAGGGTGCTAGTAAAGCTGCATCCATAGCAGATGCTACTGTTAATAACGTTTACCAGGCAATGGGATTCTTACGGAGATGA
- the LOC130994875 gene encoding tryptophan--tRNA ligase, chloroplastic/mitochondrial isoform X2: MVLKFANLKRIVSGVQPTGSIHLGNYLGAIKNWIDLQNTYETLFFIVDLHAITLPYDAQKLSKATKDTAALYLACGVDPSKASVFVQSHVRAHVELMWLLSSATPIGWLNKMIQFKEKSRKEGNENVGVALLTYPVLMASDILLYQSDFVPVGEDQKQHLELTRELAERVNYQYGGRKWKKLGGRGGAIFKVPEPLIPPTGARVMSLTDGLSKMSKSAPSDQSRINLLDSKDAIANKIKRCKTDSFPGLEFDNPERPECTNLLSVYQLITGKSKQEVLEECQDMNWGSFKPLLTDALVNHLHPIQVRYAEIMSDTSYLDGVLAEGASKAASIADATVNNVYQAMGFLRR; encoded by the exons ATGGTATTGAAGTTTGCCAATTT GAAGAGAATAGTCTCCGGCGTTCAGCCCACAGGATCCATACATCTTGGCAATTATCTCGGTGCCATAAAAAACTGGATTGACTTGCAG AATACGTACGAGACACTCTTTTTCATTGTGGACCTCCATGCA ATAACTTTGCCGTATGATGCACAGAAATTATCTAAAGCTACCAAAGATACTGCAGCTCTTTATTTAGCATGTGGTGTGGATCCTTCCAAG GCCTCAGTCTTTGTGCAGTCTCATGTACGTGCTCATGTAGAATTGATGTGGTTGCTGAGTTCGGCCACCCCAATTGGTTGGCTGAATAAAATGATTCAATTTAAAGAAAAATCACGGAAGGAG GGGAATGAAAATGTTGGGGTTGCCCTTCTAACCTATCCAGTGCTGATGGCCTCTGATATACTCTTGTATCAG TCTGATTTTGTTCCAGTTGGCGAGGATCAGAAACAACACCTTGAGCTGACTCGAGAATTAGCCGAACGTGTTAATTATCAATATGGAGGAAGGAAGTGGAAAAAGCTAGGAGG GCGAGGTGGTGCTATTTTTAAG GTTCCTGAACCCCTTATTCCACCTACTGGAGCTCGTGTGATGTCCCTCACTGATGGTCTTTCCAAG ATGTCAAAATCTGCTCCTTCTGATCAATCACGAATCAATTTGCTTGATTCAAAAGAT GCAAttgcaaacaaaataaaacgtTGCAAGACCGACTCATTTCCTGG GTTGGAGTTCGATAATCCTGAGAGGCCTGAGTGTACCAACCTTCTTTCAGTATATCAGCTTATTACCGGCAAGAGCAAACAG GAGGTTTTGGAAGAATGTCAAGACATGAATTGGGGATCATTCAAACCCCTTCTTACTGATGCTTTAGTCAATCATCTTCATCCAATCCAG GTACGTTATGCAGAAATAATGTCGGATACCTCGTACTTGGATGGAGTTTTGGCCGAGGGTGCTAGTAAAGCTGCATCCATAGCAGATGCTACTGTTAATAACGTTTACCAGGCAATGGGATTCTTACGGAGATGA